The Aspergillus luchuensis IFO 4308 DNA, chromosome 6, nearly complete sequence genome segment GTTTATTCACCATCGTCTCAGTCAACACTGCCAGCACCTCTTGCTCCGAGTCATGCTTGGGCAGGAAAAATTCTCCAAGGCCAAAACACGAACCCTAGGTACGATAGAGGCATTGTTGCTGCTCTGTGAATGGTACCCCAAGTCGTTACACTTCCCCCCAGAGAGCGATGGTTGGGACTCGGATTTGATCATGACAGACCCGGACGTGCGCGACCCGCAGCTGGAAAGCGAGCATGAGCCTTCTGTCTCGCTTCAGTGGCAACAAGAAGTCATTGAGCCGACCAAGCGTCTCGAGCGTATGTCCTGGATGATCCTCAGTGCAGCCGTCGCCCTTGCCCATGAGTTGGGGGTATTCAGAGATGAAGCTACGTTGGCGCCAGTCCAGACGCAGACTCGATCAGACAGCAGAGTATATCACGAGACCCTGGAACTGAGGCGAAAACGACTTCCCTCTCTGCTGTTGGTCTATTCAGACATGGTATCCGCACGTATTGGATGCGACTCGCTCATTTCTCTGGAGCTCAACTCGCCGGGTGTTCTCTTGAGTGCGGATGACGAATGGTGGGCGCCGATGCGGTTGTGGGTAAGGCTCATGCAGATCTTCAGATCTATAACGTCTACCTATACCGCCATTTTGAAAGAGGATAGACCTGGTGCTTCGATCAGGTCTCTGATCGATGCGAAAAGTCAAGAGCTCTCCGAATGGAGATCCATCTATGAGTCAGTCACCGGTATGTTGGTGCGATCGTCATCAGTCATTCCAGCTAGCGCGCCCTGTACTAATGTTACTCTAGTAAAACAAACAAGCTTCAGCAACACCCTTTTCATTGATTACCAGCATGTCCATACCATACTAAACTCCATTGGCATGCAGGAGAGCCTCGCCCTCAACTCTCCGCGAGACATCAGTTCTCCGTGCGGATATACCGATGCCGTGATTGACGGGTGTACACAGATCCTCGCCAAGATATCCACTCTGAGCCATAGTGGGCTATTGCGCTATATGCCTGTTCGTATCTTTTTTCGCATGGCCAGTAGTTCAGTTTTTCTTCTAAAGGGTTTGGCTTTAGGGACACCCCGGGTGCGACTTTGTTCGGCTCTGGAAACACTAGAGTGCACAATCGAAAGGTTACAGGAGGTATTAGCCGAGGACGAGCTTCACTTAGGTGGCCGCTATGCCAAGCTCCTGGAAATCGTGGTGGCCCGTCTCCGGAAATCCCTCCTTGATGCATCATATGTTTGCAGTGATCCTGGAGAGGAGCAGATCAGGAGCACCAACAGGCAGGATTATATGGAAGATGTGAATCCAGAGGCCCCCTTACCGATAAGAGACGAGAATATCGGCTTTCATATACAAACATCGAGTCCTGAAGAAGGTCGAGACCTTTTCAGCGATGACCAATggctctcccttcccttcgACACTTCCATGGCTCCTTTTGGGTCATTCCTTGGCGACCTGGGCATCTTGCCCGATCCTATCGACACGGATCTAGATTTTCTATGGAATTTGCCGCCTTGATGACCGACCCATATAGCTCCACACCGTGAATTTTATGGTAGACTAGGGAGCTATTTATGACATCCACCTGAAGCTTGGTCGCAAGTGCTTCGAAAGGTTGCATAGTACGAAATAGCATTAAAGATATTGGCAGTATACCGCTATTAAGTAGAAGTCACACTATGATGACAGCTGGACGCCAATGGATACGGCTAGGTAATAAACCCTTTAAATCCACCTCAACAGACATTTGTTATGTTGCGCTTCACATAGTCAGTTGAGCAGACCTGTGCATCCTCTTCAGGATTGTGGTACTCAAGATACCTTCTCTGACATATTTACAAGGTTACCGAGAGACACGAAACGGTAATTGATCACATCGCCCTGCCCAATGTAGAAAGAAATCACAGAGttgcccttccccttccactcAAGGCCTTGATAACCTCCGCTGCCCCAACCTCACCCGAACACAGCGCACCCTCCATATACCCCCTCCACTCATTGCTATACTCAGTTCCAACAAAATGCAAATTACCCACAGGCTTGCCATAGACATCCGCGAACCGCGTCATATGGCCCAGTGCGGTGATCGGCGCCAGCGCCCCACGACTATACCTCTCATGCTGCCAAACCTGGTCAAATACTTCAATGGGTTTGTACACCTCGTGATCGTTGTTGTCACCAGCGTTGAACACCTTAGTCAACTGCTTAATGACCACCGCTCTTCGCTCATGAGGGATGAGCTTGCcccacttcctcccctcgTTGCCATTCACAAAGCAGGTCAGAGAGTAATGACGGACTTCATCAACGGAGGTGTCCCTAGCCAGTATTACCGGCCCGCTGTACGAGGCGAAATAGCCATTGAATCCGCTATCGCGCCACCAGGGCCGATCGTAGCATACAATGGCTTTGTTGTAATCGCCCAGCACGGTGGCGTTGGTGACTTCCTGCACTCGGGGCGGGAGAGGAGGCTGGATATTGAGCTCTTTGTACATGGtgctggggatggagaggatacATTTGCGCGCTGCGAAGGACTTGCcagatgttgttgttataATCGTGTGGGTGGATAGATCCTCGATTGTGGCGATCGGGGACGAGAGATGGATGTTGGAGGGGCCGACGAGGGATGCGAGGGCGTTTGCAAGGGATTGAGAGCCTGGATAGCGTTAATATGTGAGTACTTCGTTGTCCTGTTCAAACTGGATTGCAAGGGACAAGTTGGGTTTATTCACCATCTCTGAACCGCAGATGCTGCCCGCCGCTCGAGTCATCCGCACGGATAGCCAAAAGACCGTGGTTGCAGCGGCAGTAATCGATGAACCAAGCAGCGGAGTACTCGGACGATTCCAGCCCATGCATAACCCGCGCCCAAAGGTTTACCATTTTGATTGTCTTCGGCCCTGCTCCGAGATTACGAATGTATTGCTCGAGGGTGACgttgtcatcatcagcccGAGGAGGGCCAGGTTTCAGCGACTCGGCTTGAATGTGATCGCGAATCTTTGCCAgattctccttttcttctgtaGTCCACTATAGGCGATAGCGACAGAGAATATATTAGCTAATTGTTGTCACTTTGCAGTATGCCACTCCGGCGGGGTTTTCTAAAGGCACACTAACATCAGATGGAGTGACCCCAAACGGAAACTCGAACCTCTCGTTCGCAGCTTCCTGCATGATCGCCCTTCCTTCTAGTCGCTGTTCTACAGTCTTCAGACCAAATTTCTTTATGTATGCGCCTACCCGCTTTTGCAGGTTGACATTGATCCAAGCACCACCCAAGTCAGCGTACCCTCGACCAGAGGCAAGCGGGACACTCCAGATCTTCCCGCCAATGCGGTCGCGTGCTTCCAGGACGACGACTGAAAGGCCAGCTTGTTGTGCTGTAATAGCAGCCTGCAGGCCGGAGAAACCGGCACCTACGACGATGAGGTCGAACATGGTGGCGATGATAGAGAGGTAAACGGGAAGGAGTGAATATCCTGAGGGGGCTTTCAGGAGAGGCCAAGGTGGATCTGACAAACCATATGTATTGTCTGGCAACTACAATGGAATGTTTAGGTACTTGAGCTTCTTTTAAGGCACTATGGTGTTGGTTCAATGGGAGACGATACTACTGTCTCTTGTCTCGGAACCCACAATCATCTCGGGTGTGTTGACCCGACCCGACCCGAGGGTCCAGCGTGCCAGCTTGTCACGCGTCACTGTACATACCTCCACGACGCAGCGGTGAGAGGTGAGACATAGTCTGGTATGTGCACTAAGCTTCTCGTAAATTGTCTGAGGTCTCAGGCACCTCCCAAGCGACAACTAGTGGGGTCCTATCGTGGTTATCTATGCACAGGGTGGAATCCTCCCTAACCCTACGGCTACGATAGATGTAGAATACACGGTCGCACATTCAATGCGATCGATAGATAAGATAAGCCGGGGGCTTTCCATATTCTGTCAGAGCCCTCGTATCTGGTCTGGCACCTAATGAACTAGAACCCAACTTGGTTCTCTCCACGATTCTGAACTCAATTTAACCGGGGGTGTCTTAACCGAAATAAGCAACGCTTTCCCCGCGATTTTGACAAGTGCGGGGTTAAGCGCAGCTCCGCAAGCGAGTTCTCGAGTTGGCGCCAGCTGACAATAGCCCATAATCATGGAGGCTCATCCCTCGATGTCAGCACTTTCCAGATGTCCAAATCGTATGATCCATTCCTTCAGTCGCGCTTGAAGCTCTTCAGAAGATGGCAGAAGTCCGGAAGACCTCACGGAAGCTAAAGCGGACGTCAAACGCGTAAGGCTcgccctctttctccctgcaGGTTCGCCGGAATTACCTGGAACCAGATACTGTTCGTCCTTATCGCTAAACCTGAGATCACAAAAATACAGATGTATCGCGTGTCGTACCAGCAAAATTAAATGCACCGGTGAAGAGCCATGCGCCAACTGTCAGCGCAGGCGTGTCGAGTGTCTTTTTGTAGAAGGTGTGAATAAAGTCATTGTTACTGAGAGGTTCGTAGGTGATCCTATGTTAGAACATGCGACATATAAAACTGACAATCGGGCCATGAGGATGGACAGATATCTCCGAGAACTGCAAAATAGAGCTCGCAAATGCCAAGGGCAGGATACGGAGGTCCAGCCGGACCGACAGTCGATTAAGCGGACCTCAGCATCGGCATTCGGATCGGATGCAGATATTGATGGTACGATGCCAAACGAGGTCTCATGAGCTAATGCACTTTCAATCCTACTTGGCTAACCCTTGCAAAATCCAAAGCGTCTCCGTCTGCAGATAATCCGACGCAGCTGTTCACAGCAAGGACGATATGGACTAGCCCATTCACGCTCCCATCGCGAGTGATAAAGAAGAACGATAGCACCAAGCGAAACTGGAGTACGTCTGTCGCCGCCAATACTGATCCCTTCTTGGACCTAGCTAACACAGTGAAATATACTAGCTTGGCTTGCCCCTACGTCAACTTGGTCGTTCACAGCACGGTTGAAACTCATGATTGCAGAGAAGCTCCAGATTGTATCGCACTGCAGCGGACCAGATCTATTCGACGGTGACCTCTACCCAATCCACTGGAACCCCCTTCCGGTGAATGAGCACCCTGATGTCAGCAACCTTCCTTCAATGGACTACGCACTCTACCTGTTCAATACCGTCAAATTTCATCTGGGACATAACTTCCGTCTACTCGATGAAGTCAACTTTTTACACCACACCAAGGAGTTCTACCATGGAGACGCAGCaaaggaagcaagcaagaatcGGCTATGGTTCGTTCAGTTTCTACTAGTTCTTGCATTTGGGAATGCATTCTTGTTGCCAGTGGGCTGTCATTCAAGTAGCGACAATAAAGAGCCACCCGGGGCTAAGTACTTCGTGAGGGCTATGAGTCTCATGCCCGATCCGACAACGTTATCCCGCGGCGGGTTTGTGGCTATTGAAGTGCTCGCATTGACAGGGTTGTATCTTTATTGTATTGATCACCGGTCTTCAGCATACTCTTATGTGAGTCTACCCGATCACCCGATCATATAGTACTGTTCTCCCCAATTCTCATGCTTATAGCTTCCCCTCAGGTGGGACACGCCATCCGCATTGCACAGATGGACGGTATGCATACTCAACTGCCTGAAGACGAGCTCGGAGCAGAAACTGTCGCCCGGTCGAGGGATCTTTGGTGGACACTATACGTTTTGGACCGCCACATATCGTCGTCAGTTGGTGCGTCCATGACACTCCAGGATAGCGATATCACCACCCTGCTTGACCCACCCGGGACAACAGCGCAGAGCAATGCTACGCTTGGCCTTCTGGTGAGGCTGTCGCATCTTCTATCATATATTCTGTCAAGTACGATATGCCTTCCCCAGAAGAAAAGCCGAATAGGACTGAGCCGGCTGACATCTGAAAGCTATATACAAATGTAGTCAAACTCAGCTGGGGACGTTCCTCGAGACCACACGATCGATTTTACAAGTCCTTGCCAGTCAAGCCCAAGACATCGAGAATATCATGGAAGTGAAATTCCAGAACTCAGTGGACGCCATGTCGAAGGGAACAAGGCACGTTACGCTGCTATATCACCAGGTATATTTCCCTACGTAACCACCAAGAGTACATTGCACTGACAAGATCCGAATTACAGTGCGTAATAGTAGCTACGCGCCCACTGTTGCTATCGGTGCTTAAAGAGCGATTAGACCGACTAGGTCACGGACCGGAAGACTGGCAGAGCATTGTGGCCACGACCGATGGTCTGATCTCGGCAGGCATTAAGTCGGCAATCAAAACGCTGCAGATACTGAAGGACGAAGACAATCTACTAGGTGAGTTCAGGTTCCTCTAAAGCAGTTCACGCAGACCATGAAGTCCAATTGATCTAACGCACTAGACCTAGacgtcttcctccccttcgaCATGGAGTTCACCTACGGAGCAGCAATGCACATCGCCATGGCCAAAGCTGTCTTTCCCAACGTCACCGAAGGTGAGAATGAAAACTGCATGAACGATGTTCACTCGATCCTCGACCAAATGATCCAGCGTGGAAACAAGCTCGCAGCAGCGCGAAAGTCCGAACTTGTACAGCTTGAAAAGCTCTTCCAGGAAGTCGCAGAGCGCATCGAACGGCGGGGACTTGAGACACTTACCCTGCCCACATCTTTCGCGGCGGTGCCACCGCCCTCCGAGCTGTGCTCCGAATTTATGATGGCGGGACGCGTCGACCGTCCTCAAGACTCGGGAGATCTGCCAGCTTGTCCAGTGCCTTTGACCTCGGTACCAGGGTCCCCGTCTGTTCTGGCTCAATCTTCGAGCCTCGGCTTTTTAGATAGTATTGGGATTTCCTCGTACGAGTTTTTCTCGTTGGTAAATCAGATTGGGCAGACGGAGGGGTGTAGCGTTTTGGATGCAGGTGCGCCATCCTGGGATGGGTCCATGTAGATTGTCACGATAAGAAACTGCCGGAAAGTCTTTGCCATTATCCTTGAACCGAATTTGCGTCTATCTGTAAAATATAAATCCCCATAGGTTCATCTATATCTCTTGTGGCCGAAACGATTTCGGAAAAACTACCCACACAGTGCTACCTCTAGTGCCAGTGTATGTCTCTGCTTGATTTTAATACTGATGGTAGAAGACTTTCGGACATTAGTGTGCTACTCATTAGTGTCCTACTCAGTCCGACAGTTGTAGTTGCAAATACCTGAATAGCAGCGACAATCAACCCGCACAATCCGACTGGAGTATTCCAGCTATAGAATCCCTCGCGTTCGCGACTCCACCGATCGGGTTCCCCATCCGACGGGCCCGCAGCAACCGAGATAACCAACAATTGTCGCCTCCCCACCATCACTGCCAGCGACAGTGATAAGATTTGTACGAATCATTCTTTGACCCTCCGTCCACAGATAACTATGACAACTTAGGTCTTTCTACAGCAAAATTATCACATTGCTGGTCTGTATATATCAATTCCAATTATTCCGTTGGTGTATATTGGGGGTCAGAGCTGCAGGTGTCGCTAGCACCCGCGTCGGGTTCCAAACCCGAGACTCGACATCGGTTTCTAGATACTACCGACGAACCCGAGCCGAGACAAGCACTACCCGGGATGTTTCCATCGTTATTGGTTGATTGAAGTCAGAGCTGGGGTCTCTCGTATAATCTACATCCACACTTCCGATGCATGTTTACGGGCGTGTCAGGGGAAGCGGGGAGGCAGATGTGTCTGGTCACAAGGTGTAATGGGGGTTGATCTGTGTTTGAAGCTTAGCGGGGTGTTATGTAACAATGCGGTTGGGAGAACCGTCgattcctttcttcttgaatCAAGCTCCCATTGTTGGAAGTCGTATGAATAATGTGAGACAACCTGGATGCAGTAGCATTAAAAGAAGGAATAATGCTGGTTGTCAATCTACTATACTGGTATAGAAGCTGTCAGACTAAAAGAAGGCTTACAAGATTCAACAGACTATACATGAAAAGATAAGCGAAGTATAGTTCTGTCCGTTCACTGCACATCTTCCTGTTTGGTGCCAACTTGGCCAGGTAGCTACCAGATTGAACCTAATTCAATAATGATCTTGAAGCTCATTGGCCACTGTAGATATTCTTAGTCTAATGTTTGTCAGTCATTGCAGATAACTGGCCCCTTCCAGGGGAGATTAGTATTCAAACTTCGCTATTCGCACTAAGGCCCACtagatattttctatttacGCCTAGGGCTAATGATCCAGAGATAAAATGATAGGGATAAGCTTTTTAGGTACAGCTACTGTTTATGTACAGTATATATGTTCGGTCCTGGGATTTCCGATGAGGATCGTTATTGTGAGGCTCCAGGTGCCTTTTTTACAGGGTTTTTTTGACTGGTAACGAATAAATATCATGGTGACAAGGGATCAATGCTTGCaatttactagtaatagGCCaccttaattatatttagagaATGTAAATATTTGGAAGCTGACACTTGTTGTGTCTGATCaagatggaggggatgtgCCTATGCTGGAGCGGGTAAAATCTACAGAATGCGCTAGATCTCAGCTCCCGAGGATATCTACGGATCAACATAGTGGACTAGTAGACTCATGGGATAATGCTTGCACTGTGTGCAATTGGAAATGCTACGATGGTCTACACTCGTCGATGGCCCTCGCGTCGGGCGAACAACGCGCTATCTCGGTTCGCTACCGATTACGCCTGTACCGCTGGCCCTATCTTTCCGTGATCTTGATCTTGGATGTCACTCCGCCTACCACTGTTTAGCTATGGAAATTGACTAGCGGCAACTGCAGCACTCCCGCTATTTCCCTCGCGCATCAGCTTCGTGCGTCCCTATCAGTCCATGGCGCGCGATCCCACTGGCATGGATCATGAGAACAGAAGACGTAGGGAGGACTTCGAAGCTGATAGGCAAGGCAGCTGCAAGACTTGCCTCTATCCTGTCGTCACGGTCTGTGGCTTCTTATGGTCCTTTGCTCCATTTGGAAAATCTATCCCGTATAGAAATCCATTGGCCAAACCAGCCCGGCTCATGAGTCTAGATCCGAGCCGAACTTGGAAG includes the following:
- a CDS encoding fungal specific transcription factor domain-containing protein (COG:K;~EggNog:ENOG410PMRV;~InterPro:IPR007219;~TransMembrane:2 (i91-111o140-160i);~go_function: GO:0003677 - DNA binding [Evidence IEA];~go_function: GO:0008270 - zinc ion binding [Evidence IEA];~go_process: GO:0006351 - transcription, DNA-templated [Evidence IEA]); translation: MIAEKLQIVSHCSGPDLFDGDLYPIHWNPLPVNEHPDVSNLPSMDYALYLFNTVKFHLGHNFRLLDEVNFLHHTKEFYHGDAAKEASKNRLWFVQFLLVLAFGNAFLLPVGCHSSSDNKEPPGAKYFVRAMSLMPDPTTLSRGGFVAIEVLALTGLYLYCIDHRSSAYSYVGHAIRIAQMDGMHTQLPEDELGAETVARSRDLWWTLYVLDRHISSSVGASMTLQDSDITTLLDPPGTTAQSNATLGLLVRLSHLLSYILSTIYKCSQTQLGTFLETTRSILQVLASQAQDIENIMEVKFQNSVDAMSKGTRHVTLLYHQCVIVATRPLLLSVLKERLDRLGHGPEDWQSIVATTDGLISAGIKSAIKTLQILKDEDNLLDVFLPFDMEFTYGAAMHIAMAKAVFPNVTEGENENCMNDVHSILDQMIQRGNKLAAARKSELVQLEKLFQEVAERIERRGLETLTLPTSFAAVPPPSELCSEFMMAGRVDRPQDSGDLPACPVPLTSVPGSPSVLAQSSSLGFLDSIGISSYEFFSLVNQIGQTEGCSVLDAGAPSWDGSM
- a CDS encoding flavin monoamine oxidase family protein (COG:Q;~EggNog:ENOG410Q2WX;~InterPro:IPR001613,IPR036188,IPR002937;~PFAM:PF13450,PF01593;~go_function: GO:0016491 - oxidoreductase activity [Evidence IEA];~go_process: GO:0055114 - oxidation-reduction process [Evidence IEA]), with amino-acid sequence MFDLIVVGAGFSGLQAAITAQQAGLSVVVLEARDRIGGKIWSVPLASGRGYADLGGAWINVNLQKRVGAYIKKFGLKTVEQRLEGRAIMQEAANERFEFPFGVTPSDWTTEEKENLAKIRDHIQAESLKPGPPRADDDNVTLEQYIRNLGAGPKTIKMVNLWARVMHGLESSEYSAAWFIDYCRCNHGLLAIRADDSSGGQHLRFRDGSQSLANALASLVGPSNIHLSSPIATIEDLSTHTIITTTSGKSFAARKCILSIPSTMYKELNIQPPLPPRVQEVTNATVLGDYNKAIVCYDRPWWRDSGFNGYFASYSGPVILARDTSVDEVRHYSLTCFVNGNEGRKWGKLIPHERRAVVIKQLTKVFNAGDNNDHEVYKPIEVFDQVWQHERYSRGALAPITALGHMTRFADVYGKPVGNLHFVGTEYSNEWRGYMEGALCSGEVGAAEVIKALSGRGRATL
- a CDS encoding uncharacterized protein (COG:S;~EggNog:ENOG410QE3U;~InterPro:IPR036864,IPR001138;~go_function: GO:0000981 - DNA-binding transcription factor activity, RNA polymerase II-specific [Evidence IEA];~go_function: GO:0008270 - zinc ion binding [Evidence IEA];~go_process: GO:0006355 - regulation of transcription, DNA-templated [Evidence IEA]), whose product is MERKPSRPSRSRAVSRYQYQRAYQACIPCARHKTKCKRSDNAITCERCEKKGIRCMSSSKRPWSRSTPKGNKLNTYSPLVTPDAETDPALRMREIHDVDGSRSPSVTEARRADSLERGIDPEQRRMTSGKDFSQSMMETVVSNEQDAMRLLFKAAAPSKHPTEVATPLSSRLHSDSNAEYSYLDALRVWNACRFVRMGWFTAQEAISLMEWFFTHLSPLSPILTDFYATPTNHFWLVTQEPFLCCTILLLASRYYILPGRAGRVRSSFIHHRLSQHCQHLLLRVMLGQEKFSKAKTRTLGTIEALLLLCEWYPKSLHFPPESDGWDSDLIMTDPDVRDPQLESEHEPSVSLQWQQEVIEPTKRLERMSWMILSAAVALAHELGVFRDEATLAPVQTQTRSDSRVYHETLELRRKRLPSLLLVYSDMVSARIGCDSLISLELNSPGVLLSADDEWWAPMRLWVRLMQIFRSITSTYTAILKEDRPGASIRSLIDAKSQELSEWRSIYESVTVKQTSFSNTLFIDYQHVHTILNSIGMQESLALNSPRDISSPCGYTDAVIDGCTQILAKISTLSHSGLLRYMPVRIFFRMASSSVFLLKGLALGTPRVRLCSALETLECTIERLQEVLAEDELHLGGRYAKLLEIVVARLRKSLLDASYVCSDPGEEQIRSTNRQDYMEDVNPEAPLPIRDENIGFHIQTSSPEEGRDLFSDDQWLSLPFDTSMAPFGSFLGDLGILPDPIDTDLDFLWNLPP